Proteins from a single region of Salinibacter grassmerensis:
- a CDS encoding YqgE/AlgH family protein: protein MPDSDEVDLGPGTLLISAPMMQDPNFRRSVVLLCEHNDREGTFGLILNRELDVQLGDVLDEYVTYDPPLYMGGPVQRETLHYLHTREDIPGGVALPGDMTWGGDFEAVQQLAKGGDAAPENLRFFLGYAGWGPGQLEGELGEEAWIPAPGAAEFVFDTNPDQLWRTILRQMGGEYAVLANFPDDPRMN from the coding sequence ATGCCTGATTCCGACGAGGTCGACCTCGGCCCCGGTACGTTGCTCATCTCGGCCCCGATGATGCAGGATCCGAACTTCCGCCGGTCCGTGGTGCTTCTCTGTGAGCACAACGATCGGGAGGGCACCTTCGGGCTCATCCTGAACCGCGAGCTCGATGTCCAGCTCGGCGACGTGCTCGACGAGTACGTCACCTACGACCCGCCGCTGTACATGGGGGGGCCCGTTCAGCGCGAAACGCTGCACTACCTGCACACACGGGAGGACATTCCGGGCGGCGTGGCGCTGCCCGGCGACATGACGTGGGGCGGCGACTTCGAGGCCGTTCAGCAGCTTGCCAAGGGCGGGGACGCCGCGCCCGAGAACCTGCGGTTTTTCCTCGGCTACGCGGGGTGGGGGCCCGGCCAGCTCGAGGGAGAGCTTGGCGAGGAGGCCTGGATTCCGGCGCCCGGCGCCGCCGAGTTCGTCTTTGACACCAATCCCGATCAGCTCTGGCGCACCATTCTGCGGCAGATGGGTGGCGAGTACGCCGTTCTCGCCAACTTTCCCGACGACCCCCGCATGAACTGA